The genomic interval ATATATAGTCCGTGTTGTGTAATAATTGTCCCTAGCTAACGAGACAACAATCAAAACGTAATACTTGAACTGTATTAATGGTTTAAAATATTCGAGTTACACATTTACTATTCTCCATAAATTTTGGTAAAATGACAAACGTTTAGTCTTACAATTTGTGTACAGAACGGGACAAAACTAGAAATATTGATTAGGGAggcgaatttttttttagtaGTAGTtagattttaaaaacaaaaaaaaagacaaaaacttgtgtgagacagtctcacgagtcgtattttgtgaaatagatatcttatttagatcattttatgaaaaattattactttttatgataagagtattactttttattatgaatatcggtagggttgacccattcgcgagatcgtctcacaagagacctattaaactgttaagattggaattacttggacctaactcaactccaaaagctagctcaaggggggaggattgtcccaGTCTAGCTCACGCACAGGAATGAACATTTGGAGCGTAGAGTTTACAAATGACACAATTATGGGTAGacggtggcctaattataggcagtccaacacataacggtggaacttgagctctgataccatgttaagattggaacttggacctaactcaaccctaaAAGCTATCTCAagaggggaggattgtccaagcccatatatacaactctcaggttattgatccaaccgatgtgggacaattaatataaaaaaaaggtatataaactaaaatatatattaacttATAACATTCAGAATATAAGTAACATAATCAAATACCATAACAAAACATTCTAGAGGTTGACCTCACTTCTTAGTTATTTGTATATATCTTTCATGGGATCAAGTTCTCTATTCACATTAACTAATAATCTCAGTTGTTTCCCCTATCGGCCTTTTATTTGATTGCAAATGTTTATCAATATTTTAACCAAtccattttcaatattcaaatttgAATAATCAATTTCCTAGTTGATGAATATCATATAATTAGGTATATTACTGCAAGGTTATGAACCTATGATATAAATGGTCAATGTTAATGGCGGAACCTGGTTATGAGCAAAAGGCAATGCGTAAAAATGGCAGTAAGTAAATAGATTTCAGTTGATCAAAACCACTTGAAAATCGACAATGACGTTCACTCGGTATTATTCCAGTCCTACGATTGAGTAGAGACCGATGAAAACAGAATTAAAATGCAAAATTTCAGCAGAAACTGGCATGAAGAAAGAATACAAGACAAACAATCAAATCATCAAACAATAAAGCAAATTGCGAATAAACCCTAAAATAGCAGCTCCGATCAGTTAATTCACAAAATGGCAGTTTCTCCTGATCTGACCCTGAGTTCCAGTGAGCACTTCGATCTTCCCCATCTTCACCATGGCGGCTGCGAACTTCGTAGCCCATGTATGTCCATGTTGAGCATTGTTCAAGACAATTTTCTTGGTTAAAGGGCTGTTATGCAAAGTTTGGTCCGTGGTGAAAAGACCCTTGTTCAGTTTCAAACCCACGTAGTATTTGTTGTCCAAAACATTAGGGGTGAAAGAATCGAGATTTACTGCAGGGTTTGCTGTTGTCGTTCCATTAACTGGGGGAGGACAGATTCTTTTCAAGAATGCGGCATATTTAGGGTCGAGGGTCGGGTCGACGGTCGGGTAGAGACGATTCAAGAAGGAAGAGCATTGCGAAATGCCGATGGAGTGCGCGCCGGAGAGTGTCACCATTTCATCCAGGGACAGCCCTTTTCTGGCGAAGTTGTCTCTGAGAGCTGATGCATTGAAGAATGGTGGGGGCAAGTTCAGAAGGGGTTCGAGTATTAAGGAGACGTTCCCGTCACGCCGACCAGATGGGACGTCGTAGTATATGTTCCCGACTTTCCATGCGCTGTCACGAGCTGCGAATGTGAGAATGTCCGCACATGACACGATGCCGGGGCATCGGATTTCCAGTTCGGCTTTGGCCGCATCTATCACCTCGAAGCCGCGCAAGCTTCCCTTATTTGGGATGCTTTCCTGTTCGGAATTTGGTCCATCCAACAGCAGAGAAGCATCACATCCCTACAATTAATATACGTGAACATGCATGAGCTGCATAGGATTATTAGGTTGTCATACAATGATACACAAACACATTATATACGTCATCCTACATTTAAGATCTTGTCTATTTTAACCAACTGAGGACATTTAAAATCaagattaatggtgattaagatcTAAGACGAGAAGCCGTACCCGGACGAAACAATCGTGGAAATGCAACCTTATAAGGCCAGCAGCAAGACCAGGGTTAAGCTTCACGAATTTGCTCACGTACTTCTGCACGACCAATTCTGCCTGAGGACAAGATTTGCCGTAGAATCCCACCCTAAATGGCGACTGCAACTTCGATGACACCGCAGAAACCGAACAAGATAAAATGAGAACGGAAAGAAACGTGATCAGTAATTTGCTACTGTAATATTTAGCCATTTTGTTCCTGTATTAATTGAAAATATATAGATAAATACTTCAAGACAAAAATGCGATGAAATATGGAGAATTGACTGCTAGTATTTATAAGCAGCACAGGCGTATGCAAAAACATTTTGGTTTTAAAAAAGGACTGACTTGTGTGGATGTCACAAGTTTCAATTTCTTATATGCTTAAATCTGTGCTTGATGCCCACTAATATCCAACTTGTCTCTGCTGAatcggatattttattttaattggaGTTGTTGGGTACCATTATCTGTAACTattattgtgtgtgtgtgtctgtatatatacacacacatatatatatgtatatattagttatattatattagtaatattatatttattagtgCCTAAGGATATTTTAGTCTATTTACTTTCATTGTAAACCTTAACTATATAAAATCTTTAGGTTGTTTCTACGGTTCAATAAGAAACCCTATTCTTCTTCTCTCTATGTtatcatggtatcagagccgccctATAAATTTGTTTGAAGTTTTGAGAGACTGTTAATCCAGTCTATAGTTATTGGGGATCGAATTACGTTTCTCGGATttgaaaagaagaagaagaaaaagaaggggATTTTTTCGGATTTTCGGATTTTTCAGCAGCAGCAGAACGAGAATTGCGATCTCTCACGTTTCAGCCGTTGGATCGTCTTGAAATTTTGACAGTTGGTTTAGAACATACAGAGGTAAATTCTGAACGGTGGTTAtcgtttttttttgttttctaagACTGTTCGGTTAGGGAAAAACGAGACTGCAATTTGAGGTTCAGAATTTTCGGTTTTTCAGATTTTTCGCTTTGATTTGTTCTCGCTTTGTTTGATTGGATTTTGTCAATATTTGGATTTTTCGAATCTGTTGATTTGGTTATTTGGGGATTTCAAATTTCTGTTGATTCAAGAATTTCAGATTTGGGGATTTATTCTCTGTGTCTATTTCATTATGGCTAGTCGTAAGGATGATTCCCTTCAGTCGATTAGTATTCAATTGGATGGTAAAAACTACACGTATTGGAGCTATGTTATGAAGAATTTTTTGCGTGGAAAATCTATGTGGAACTATGTTACAGGTGTGCGGGTTAAACCTACAGACGACCAGGCAAACGATTATGCGGCCTTGGTCGACAATTGGGAGGCTGATAATTCAAAAATTATTACGTGGATTAACAATTCTTTACTCACTCTATTGGTGTTCAGTTGGCTAAGTATGAGACGGCTAAAGAGGTATGGGATCATCTGGCTAGATTGTATACGCAGTCTAATTTCGCCAAACAGTATCAATTGGAGTCAGATATTCGCGCACTTCAGCAGAATGATATGAGTATTCAAGAGTTTTATTCTGCCATGACTAATCTCTGGGATCAGTTGGCTCTCACTGAGTCTGCAGAGCTGCGAGCATTTGAACCGTATATTTCTCGTAGAGAAGCCCAACGTCTGGTACAGTTTTTGATGGCCCTTCGAAATGATTTCGAGGGATTGCGTGGGACAATTCTACATCGTTCTCCTCTTCCATCTGTTGATTCAGTGGTTAATGAACTGTTAGCAGAGGAGATTCGGCTTAAGTCTAAAGTAGATAAGGTGTCTGTCACAAATACGACTCCATCCGTCTTTGTTGCTCCTCAACATTCTCCACCTAGCAACCAAAACAGATCAGCTCCTAAGGTCTCTCTGGATGAATGTGCTTTCTGCAAGGGGAAAGGTCATTGAAAGGCTCAGTGTCCGAAATTGCTGAGTAAAGGCAAGCAACAGCAGCAACAACGACCACCACAACAACAACGCCCGTCGCAGACTGCTCCATGGTCGTATCGCCCACCTCAATCCAACAATGCAGTTGCTGCCCCGTCTTTGGATCCATATATGTTTGAGCAGTTTCAGCAGTTCCTTACTTCACAGTCTCATGCCATGTCAGCCTCCTCTCCTAAAGGTTTGTCTTTGTCTGCTAATTCAGGTAAAACGTCTCCCTTATGGATCTTAGATTCAGGCGCTTCTCATCATATGTCTCCTGATATTGATTCTTTTACGTCTGTTACTTCTGCTCCCTCTTTGTCTGTCATGACCGCCGATGGTACTCCAATGCCATTGGTAGGAATTGGCTCTGTTAACACATCTCGTGTATCTCTATCAGATGTATACCATATTCCTAGTCTAACCTTAAATCTTGCATCTGTTGGTCAATTGTGTGATTCTGGTCTCTCAGTTCTTTTTACTTCTATCAATTGTTGTGTTCAGGACCCGCAATCTCAGAAGGTGATTGGGACAGGCCGTAGGGAAGGGGGACTCTATGTTTTGGATGAGCTCCAAATATCAGATATTGCTGCTTCTAGTGTGGATTTGTCGTCTTTTCGTTTGAGTTGTTCGTCTTCTGATTTTTATCTTTGGCATTCTCGTTTGGGTCATGTTTCTGCGTCTcgtttaaattttttgttgtcTACAGGAGTTTTAGGTCATTTATCCAGTCATGATATTTCTGATTGTCGTGGTTGTAAACTGGCTAAATTTTCAGCCTTGCCTTTTTATAAAAGTATTTCTTTGTCTATTGCGCCATTTGATCTTGTGCATTCTGATGTGTGGGGACCCTCTCCTGTATCCACCAAAGGGGGTTCCAGATATTATGtttcgttcattgatgatttcacTCGTTATACTTGGGTTTATCTTATGAAACACAGGTCTGATTTTCTTACCATATTCAGTAACTTTAGAGCTCTTGTGAAAACCCAACATTCCTCTGTCATTAAATGTTTTCGGTGTGATTTGGGGGGTGAATACACTTCTAACAATTTTTCTCAGTTACTTGCTTCTGATGGGACTATCCACCAAACCTCGTGTACAGacactcctcaacaaaatggtgttGCTGAAAGGAAACATCGTCATCTTGTTGAAACAGCTCGTTCGTTTTTGTTGTCAGCCGAGGTTCCAAGTGAGTTTTGGGGGGAGGCAGTACTTACAACTGCTTATGTGATCAATAGAATTCCTATATCTCATAATTCCGGTTTGTCCCCTTTTGAAAAGTTATATAGTCATTCACCTGATTATTCATCGTTGCGCGTCTTCGGTTGTACTTGCTTTGTTCTCCGACCACATGTTGAGCGTAATAAATTGTCTCCTCGGTCCGCCTTATGTGTCTTTTTGGGTTATGGTGTTGGTCAAAAGGGATATCGTTGTTTTGATCCAGTTAGTCAAAAACTATATGTCTCGCGTCATGTTGTGTTTTTAGAGCATATTCCCTTCTTTTCTGTTCCTGCTAGTTCTCATCACATGACACGGTCAGATTTAGTTCGTATTGACCCCTTTGATACCGACCCCGGCGAAGTTCTATCTGATACTTTGGTTCACGAGGCATCCACCTCTCATGCCCCTACTCCTACGACCACCCAGTTATCGGATGAGATTGCGGACGATCCTCCTCTGCGTCAGTCTACTCGTACTCGTAAGTCTACTAAACTCCCTGATTTTGAGTACTCATCTTATTCTACTTCCTTTGCTTCTTTTGTTGCCTCTGTTCATCGTCTTTCCGAGCCTTCATCCTATAGAGAGGCAGTTCGTGATCCTCTTTGGCAGACTGCTATGGCTGAGGAACTTACTGCTCTACACCAGACTCATACATGGGATTTGGTTTCGCTGCCGTCTGGAAAACATACCATTGGTTCTCGTTGGGTGTATAAGATTAAAACCAAATCCGATGGATCTATTGAACGATACAAGGCCCGACTTGTTGCTAAAGGCTATTCCCAGGAGTATGGCATGGATTACGAAGAAACTTTTGCCCCTGTTGCAAAAATGACGACTGTTCGAACTCTGATTGCAGTTGCTTCTGTTTGTCAATGGAAAATAtctcagatggatgtcaagaatgCCTTCTTGAATGGTGATCTTCATGAGGAAGTTTATATGACACCTCCTCCCGGTGTAGCTCATCAACCTGGTAAAGTTTGCAAACTTCGCAAAGCTCtttatggtctcaaacaagcaccACGTGCCTGGTTTGAGAAGTTTTCCATAGTGATCACTTTGTTTGGCTTTCTTCCTAGTCACCACGATTCGGCATTATTTGTTAAGCGTACAACGGCAGGTCGTATTCTATTATccttgtatgttgatgacatgatAATTACTGGTGATGATTATAAAGGTATTGAGTCTTTGAAGTCTGAGTTGGCACGTTGCTTCGCTATGAAAGATTTGGGTGTGCTACGTTATTTTTTGGGAATTGAGGTTGCCTATTCTCCAAAAGGCTATCTCTTATCTCAATCAAAGTATATAGCTGATTTGTTTGAGCGTACTCGACTCACTGACAACAAGATTGTTGATACTCCCCTTGAGACTAATGCTAGATACTCTCCGTCGGATGGCACTCCTTTGACAGATTCCAGTCTCTATCGTACCATTGTAGTCAGTTTGGTTTATCTTACTGTGACTCGCCCAGACATTGCGCATGCTGTTCATATGGTTAGTCAGTTTGTCACTGCTCCTACTACAGTTCATTGGGCTGCCGTTCTTCGTATTCTCAAGTACCTTCAGGGCACTCAGTTTCATAGTCTCTTGTTCCCTTCTACGTCTTCGTTAGAGCTGCGTGCTTATTCTGATGCGGATTGGGCTGGTGATCCTACGGATCGCAAATCGACCACTGGATTTTGTATTTTCCTCGGTGACTCGCCTATTTCGTGGAAGAGCAAGAAACATGATGTCATATCTCGCTCTTCTACAGAAGCAGAGTATCGTGCCATGGCCTCGACTACCTGTGAAATCGTTTGGTTACGCCGGTTGCTTGCTGATATGGGTATTTCTCTTTGTCACCCAACTCCATTACATTGTGATAATCAGAGTGCTATTCAGATTGCACACAATCCAGTTTTTCATGAGCGAACCAAACATATCGAGATTGATTGTCATGTCACTCGACACCACCTACAGATCGGCACCATCACATTGCCATTTGTTTCTTCTCATCTGCAAATTGCTGATATGTTTACAAAAGCACTTTCGGCTTCGCGCTTCCGTTTCTTGTCTGACAAACTCTCAATGCTTATCGCTGCAGCATCGTGAGTTTGAGGGGGAATATTAGTTATATTATATtagtaatattatatttattaatgcCTAAGGATATTTTAGTCTATTTACTTTCATTGTAAACCTTAACTATATAAACTCTTTAGGTTGTTTCTACGATTCAATAAGAAACCCTATTCTTCTGCTCTCTATGttatcagtatatatatatatatatatatatatatatatatatatatatatatatatatatatatatatatatatatatatatatatatatatataaagtcaaccaattaaatttttattttaaagacTTTGGTATTTTGAATATATCATGCTTGCACATTTAGCTTTGACTGCGTAGAGATGAGGGAATGTTGGCAAAAATGCATGGTTGTATCTTGACCATTTATATATAAGTGAGTATTTGCGATCACTGAAAAATTGATtcttatttttaattttgtttaaaaaataaatttttggtATTTTCTTCCAATTTACCCTAGAGTTTGTATTTGTACCTgctacatttaattaaaatatcaaaGTTTATCGCATGCTGAAccaatatttttgtaaaaattatttaatttagaatTAAATGAACCAAAAAGTATatgagaaaaataaataaataggatTTCAAACGAGCACGAATcactattttttttaagaaaacgacaATATTTTAGCACATACATAACATATATCATTACAATCCCATAGTAAGGCTATTGCGACTGTAATTAAGGACGCTTAGGGCATTTCCAACCTTTGCACCAAAACCGTGCTCCAATGGAGGCTGTGCTACCCACCTCTGGACCAGATTGGCGCAGAGgcactttttttttaattattataaatatgtattaattaattaatttgtttaaatataaatattatttaaataataataaaatatttattttattattttaataatgagatatcaaaacataaaaattaaaaatatttaatcaaacaaatttataaatagatttataaataatatttataatttatttatattaactaTAACTATTTAATTAATAGTTTGGTTTAATGATTTATGAGTAatataataactcaatacaAATGAAAAATTTTAATGCAATAATATGATTTGTAAAATACAAAGATAACAATTGAAAATGTTAACTCTAACAcaaattaaatacaaaatataACGATTAAtataagtaaaataaaaaaatatttcgaaaatattctTTTTGAAGTAAATGGGTTGAAGTTAGATGTTGAATTTGATGCAAAAATTCAACTATTTTAGTACAAAACTTgcactaaaatataattaatggtTGGAGATGGTCTTACTTATCATTTCACATATGATCAAtaattcatttataaaatatcgTAAATCTCATTCATTGTAAAAAATAAGCGAGTATGTATCTAGTAAACGAGTTGACATTTTTCATATTTGgagtaaaaagtaatatttttgatataaaaataatatttttcatgcagaTATAATATCTTTCacaaaattgaaatttaaaacGATCTCATATAAATTTTCTTGTAAGCCTTAAGTGGTTAATAACAATTGCACTAAGTAAATCGACTAATGAAAGGTGAATCTAATCAATTTCAATATCACCACTTTTCGGTGTCAATGTCAATATCAATAGCAATACCAATTTCAAtttttatatacatataaaaatATTCAACGACTGAGACCAGGGCAGTGGCCCAATGGTTCTCATTTGTATTCCCCATGCAAATGGCATGGGTTCGATCCCCCACCCCTTAGTTTaggaattcaaaaaaaaaaaaaaatattcaacgACTTTATGTCCTATCCAATTAATTCAACAAGGATTGAACAAAATAACATCCTACATTACAAAGGGAGCAGCCCTCCAATCAAAATCAGCACTTTCTCGATCAAAGGatgatttaatataaaaaatttctaaAGTTGATAGGATAATAACCAAATTGATTATGTAAGTTTGCCAGTTTCAATTTTGGTCCTTTAAATTGTGAAAACCCGAAATCTTGCAACGAGAAAATCGATATATGTCATAGGAAATTTCAGCTCATTTTTGGCACAACATTATTCGCGTTCCATGCAATCATAATCTTGGAAATTCGTATAATCATTTTTTCCCTCATTATTGACCTTTTATCACTATTCTTAATGACTAAACTAAACCACAACAAATGAACCATTAAACTAgctatattaaaagaaaaataatgataattaaGAAGAGATTAATGATCATTAATAGGTATTTTAAATATGATGCTAATGGCCATGAATAGGTGTTATTAAAAGGAGGTTAATGACCATGAGTAATGAaatttaagtggtatcaaatGTGAAGACCGTGCAATATGGAAGGACACCAATCTTGGAGGAGATTCATGCAGCCCAAAATCACTCTCCATTTGCACTTAAGGGAGCCAAAATCACTCACCATTACAGCATGAATCTCGGGTGTGTATCTTGAATCAAGAAGAGGCCACGTTCATTCGGGAGAGAAAAGTGCAATCATCACGTTGATTAAGCAATCAGCGACATTCTTGGAGTGATCCGGGTTTACCTTTATAGTTGATTATTCAAGCCTATATAAGAAGCAAACTTCCTCCCCATAATTTCAAGGATTCGAAATTTAGCATTTTGCAGCAGCCTAGTCGAAGCTCTACCGCAACCTTGTTCGAACGAAGTTCTTTTAGCATGTCCTTCTAGCGCCTTAATCCAAACGAAAtcaggtaagtgggcttttgctatGTATTTCTTTGTAACTTAAAATTTGTATAAGTAT from Primulina eburnea isolate SZY01 chromosome 17, ASM2296580v1, whole genome shotgun sequence carries:
- the LOC140818472 gene encoding peroxidase 5-like is translated as MAKYYSSKLLITFLSVLILSCSVSAVSSKLQSPFRVGFYGKSCPQAELVVQKYVSKFVKLNPGLAAGLIRLHFHDCFVRGCDASLLLDGPNSEQESIPNKGSLRGFEVIDAAKAELEIRCPGIVSCADILTFAARDSAWKVGNIYYDVPSGRRDGNVSLILEPLLNLPPPFFNASALRDNFARKGLSLDEMVTLSGAHSIGISQCSSFLNRLYPTVDPTLDPKYAAFLKRICPPPVNGTTTANPAVNLDSFTPNVLDNKYYVGLKLNKGLFTTDQTLHNSPLTKKIVLNNAQHGHTWATKFAAAMVKMGKIEVLTGTQGQIRRNCHFVN